A stretch of Deltaproteobacteria bacterium DNA encodes these proteins:
- a CDS encoding ATP synthase F0 subunit C gives MIRLGGLVSSLLVSAVTFAEEHGVEAVASSGGVDSPWLKPMLAIGAGFAIALAAFGGALGQSRAAVAALEGIARNPGAAGKVQTPMIIALALIESLVIYALVIAFLLQGKI, from the coding sequence ATGATTCGACTGGGAGGACTTGTCTCTTCCCTTTTGGTTTCTGCGGTCACTTTTGCAGAGGAGCATGGCGTTGAGGCGGTTGCCTCCTCGGGTGGTGTCGACAGCCCTTGGCTCAAGCCGATGCTGGCTATTGGTGCCGGTTTCGCAATTGCCCTCGCTGCCTTTGGTGGCGCTTTGGGACAGAGCCGTGCGGCCGTTGCCGCGCTGGAAGGGATTGCCCGCAATCCGGGTGCTGCCGGTAAGGTGCAAACCCCGATGATCATCGCACTCGCTCTTATCGAGTCGTTGGTCATCTACGCGCTGGTTATCGCCTTCCTGCTTCAAGGGAAGATATAG
- a CDS encoding type II toxin-antitoxin system RelE/ParE family toxin — MPVIYYETARGDQPVRDYIEALSDKERAKVKALIDHLSERVVLNEPHARKMGGYPGLFELRPGAHRVFYCYHEGKVVLLHAFRKKSNKTPQREIETAYNRLNE; from the coding sequence ATCCCCGTCATTTATTATGAGACGGCTCGTGGCGATCAGCCGGTGAGGGATTATATTGAAGCCCTTTCTGACAAGGAGAGGGCAAAGGTGAAGGCGTTGATTGACCATCTCTCGGAAAGGGTGGTTTTAAACGAGCCTCATGCCCGGAAGATGGGAGGTTATCCGGGCCTTTTTGAACTGAGGCCGGGTGCTCATCGTGTTTTCTATTGTTACCATGAAGGCAAGGTAGTCTTGCTCCATGCCTTTCGGAAAAAATCGAACAAGACGCCTCAGAGGGAGATTGAGACGGCTTATAATCGCTTGAACGAATAA
- a CDS encoding helix-turn-helix transcriptional regulator — MRTSGNFHRDLEKDLKSPKFAVHFKKEKERLRLAERLRGAMTRSHLSVRKVAFLMGTSKSQVERIISDPEANIGLDTLIKFASVVGRRVEISLR; from the coding sequence ATGAGAACCAGCGGCAACTTTCACAGAGATTTGGAGAAGGACCTCAAGAGTCCGAAGTTTGCGGTTCACTTCAAAAAGGAGAAGGAACGACTAAGACTGGCTGAACGGTTGCGGGGTGCCATGACTCGTTCCCATCTGTCCGTTAGGAAGGTGGCGTTCCTCATGGGGACCAGCAAGTCACAGGTGGAGAGGATCATCAGCGATCCCGAGGCCAATATCGGGCTGGACACCCTGATTAAGTTCGCGTCGGTCGTCGGACGGCGGGTCGAGATCAGCCTGAGGTGA
- a CDS encoding nucleotidyl transferase AbiEii/AbiGii toxin family protein produces MIIGGFALSLHGFIRATKDIDLLIPQDVTNTQTILEALKEGLVFGIAAEMDAEEVTHKPITIIGDTPRVDLLTVASRVKYQEAKGGALETRVDGVRIPYVDLKTLVKTKQTGRLQDKADIERLKKILKKI; encoded by the coding sequence TTGATCATCGGTGGCTTTGCCTTAAGTCTTCATGGTTTCATTAGGGCAACAAAAGATATTGATCTTCTGATCCCTCAGGATGTCACGAATACCCAAACTATTTTGGAGGCCCTCAAGGAAGGGTTAGTGTTTGGTATTGCTGCAGAGATGGATGCTGAGGAGGTGACCCACAAACCTATTACCATTATAGGGGACACTCCGAGGGTTGATCTGTTGACAGTTGCGAGCCGTGTCAAATATCAGGAGGCAAAAGGGGGGGCATTGGAAACCCGCGTTGATGGTGTTCGGATCCCCTATGTTGATCTAAAAACTCTTGTAAAGACGAAGCAGACGGGACGACTACAGGACAAGGCGGACATTGAACGCCTCAAGAAGATATTGAAAAAGATTTAA
- a CDS encoding adenylate/guanylate cyclase domain-containing protein: MKKGLLLAAGLTLISLLLSYLRPTFFEVLEGKLYDIHFELRKAIQSSGKVVLVTIDEKSIQKIGRWPWPRAIFGEAFKKIAQKGARVIAADLFFASPSQGLQGRENDEALARVFHQYPNIHLGFYLFLEKEKLEESALHEEKLEENFRNTENSAISLLKRPSKLRLASGVLDTLPMFSNLPGGHRQGFFNLVGDSDGTLRKTPMVISYRERIFPSLPLQVALAAGKSNQEPLSDQFFLDEQGDFLTHFRGPLAVFPRESFSDVIAGTESTDFQGKIVLIGATADGLEDARPTPIDQAMPSVVVAANIIDNLLMRDLLRRDSWTTLLSRLIILLVGLILGFGGIRLRAMPGFALFLAVTLAQAILLHYFFLKQLWVLQNIYPFFTGFLVYGGTTLYRYLTEEKEKKFISETFQHYLSPDVIQELTKNPDKIRLGGEKKEVTIFFSDIRDFTSIVEATPPEVLSKFLNNYLTPVTDIILDQKGLLDKYIGDAVMAVFGVPLPEPRHPELACRSAVDICRFVKKYSETWQKEFHIPPLQIGIGLNTCLGTVGNMGSERRFDYTVIGDGVNLASRLEGLNKYYGTTILVSQATYEKTKDSFPFREVDDVQVKGKKEVVKIYEILVDPNHAQEELLPHFAEGLERYREGEFAPAKHLFEKCLVLNPKDGPSKIFLERCQAYIKTPPEDWEGFTTFLKK; the protein is encoded by the coding sequence ATGAAAAAAGGATTGCTTCTCGCCGCTGGACTGACCCTGATCAGCCTCCTCCTTTCCTACCTCCGTCCGACCTTCTTCGAGGTTCTTGAAGGAAAATTGTACGATATCCATTTTGAACTGCGAAAGGCGATCCAAAGTTCGGGAAAAGTTGTACTCGTCACGATCGATGAAAAGAGCATCCAGAAGATTGGACGCTGGCCCTGGCCAAGGGCGATCTTTGGTGAGGCGTTCAAAAAAATAGCCCAAAAAGGTGCGAGAGTCATTGCGGCCGATCTCTTTTTTGCCTCACCCTCTCAGGGGCTTCAGGGAAGAGAGAACGATGAAGCACTCGCACGAGTCTTCCATCAATATCCGAATATCCACTTGGGTTTTTATCTCTTTCTCGAGAAAGAAAAGCTTGAAGAGAGTGCGCTTCACGAAGAGAAGCTGGAGGAAAACTTCAGGAATACGGAAAATTCTGCCATATCGCTGCTCAAAAGACCCTCCAAACTGCGCTTGGCAAGCGGTGTTCTTGATACTCTTCCGATGTTTTCAAATCTACCGGGCGGGCACCGCCAAGGCTTTTTCAACCTTGTAGGTGACTCTGACGGAACGCTGCGTAAGACACCGATGGTCATCTCCTATCGGGAACGTATTTTCCCATCCCTTCCACTTCAGGTGGCACTCGCTGCAGGCAAATCAAACCAGGAACCTCTCTCGGATCAGTTTTTCTTGGATGAGCAGGGGGATTTCTTGACTCACTTCAGGGGACCTCTCGCCGTTTTCCCAAGGGAGAGTTTTTCGGATGTTATTGCAGGAACGGAATCAACCGATTTTCAAGGAAAAATCGTCTTGATCGGTGCCACAGCCGATGGACTCGAAGATGCCAGACCAACACCGATCGATCAAGCAATGCCCTCGGTGGTTGTAGCGGCTAATATTATTGATAACCTGCTGATGCGGGATCTCCTGCGAAGAGACTCGTGGACCACCCTCTTGTCCCGCCTTATAATCCTCCTGGTTGGTCTTATTCTTGGATTTGGCGGTATCCGCCTCAGGGCAATGCCGGGATTTGCCCTCTTCCTCGCCGTCACGCTGGCCCAAGCCATTCTGCTCCATTACTTTTTCTTAAAACAGCTGTGGGTTCTCCAGAATATCTACCCTTTCTTTACGGGGTTTCTCGTTTACGGAGGAACCACACTCTATCGTTATTTGACTGAGGAAAAAGAAAAGAAATTTATCAGTGAAACATTCCAGCACTATCTTTCTCCTGACGTTATCCAGGAACTCACAAAAAATCCCGACAAGATCCGCCTGGGTGGCGAGAAAAAGGAAGTAACTATCTTTTTTAGCGACATCCGTGACTTCACCAGCATTGTCGAGGCTACCCCACCGGAGGTACTATCAAAATTCCTCAACAACTACCTCACTCCGGTCACGGATATCATCCTGGATCAGAAAGGTCTCCTGGACAAGTATATCGGTGATGCCGTGATGGCTGTTTTTGGGGTGCCGCTGCCGGAACCGAGGCATCCCGAACTCGCCTGCCGATCGGCCGTTGATATTTGCCGCTTTGTCAAAAAATACTCCGAGACATGGCAGAAGGAATTCCATATCCCGCCTCTCCAAATCGGTATTGGGCTCAACACCTGCCTCGGAACGGTAGGCAACATGGGATCCGAGAGACGTTTTGACTACACCGTCATCGGAGACGGCGTGAATCTCGCCTCACGCCTGGAAGGTCTGAATAAATACTACGGGACCACTATTCTTGTTTCACAGGCAACCTACGAGAAAACCAAAGACTCCTTTCCATTCCGTGAGGTTGACGACGTTCAGGTAAAGGGCAAGAAGGAGGTTGTAAAAATTTATGAGATTCTTGTTGATCCAAATCATGCCCAGGAAGAACTTCTGCCCCATTTTGCCGAAGGACTGGAGAGATATCGCGAAGGAGAGTTCGCTCCTGCGAAGCACTTGTTCGAAAAATGCCTTGTCTTGAACCCGAAGGATGGTCCCTCCAAAATTTTCCTGGAGCGGTGCCAAGCCTATATCAAGACCCCCCCCGAGGACTGGGAGGGATTCACTACTTTTCTAAAAAAGTAG
- a CDS encoding MBL fold metallo-hydrolase — translation MRGRNTSVTFWGTRGSIPSPGPATVLYGGNTSCVEVRHGEDSLILDGGSGIRLLGLTYSDNHFGRLSEIPVLVSHNHMDHIIGLPFFGPILQINRKIRIYGPPGLRHSLKNLFPFHILPAQKRVIEIEEKKLRIGPYQIESRWLNHPGLALGYRIVTPDHKIIIYVSDHESPSRSCHNRCGISDKELSRWAHNADLLIMDAQYFEKEYRVKQGWGHSPSSYTVHTALKADVKQLALYHHDPLHSDHLLKKKEREAIQLIRRSKQKLTCFAASEGTTLTL, via the coding sequence ATGAGGGGGAGAAACACGTCCGTTACGTTTTGGGGAACGCGCGGATCAATCCCGTCACCAGGACCCGCCACCGTTCTCTATGGGGGAAATACCTCCTGCGTTGAGGTTCGTCATGGGGAAGATTCTCTCATCTTAGACGGCGGGTCGGGCATCCGTTTGCTGGGGCTGACCTATTCTGATAACCATTTTGGACGCTTAAGCGAAATTCCGGTTCTTGTCAGTCACAATCACATGGATCATATTATCGGACTCCCCTTTTTTGGGCCTATCCTCCAGATCAACCGGAAGATCCGAATCTATGGACCACCCGGACTGCGACACTCCCTCAAGAATCTTTTCCCCTTTCATATCCTGCCCGCCCAAAAGAGGGTCATTGAGATTGAGGAGAAAAAACTCAGAATTGGCCCCTACCAGATTGAGAGCCGCTGGCTTAACCATCCGGGCCTTGCCTTGGGATACCGCATTGTCACACCGGATCATAAAATAATCATTTATGTCAGCGATCATGAATCTCCCTCGCGCTCCTGTCACAATCGTTGTGGAATCAGCGACAAAGAGCTTTCACGTTGGGCCCACAACGCCGACCTCCTGATCATGGATGCCCAGTACTTCGAAAAGGAATATCGGGTAAAGCAAGGTTGGGGACACAGCCCATCCTCCTATACCGTCCATACCGCCCTGAAGGCCGACGTGAAACAGCTGGCCCTGTATCATCATGACCCCCTCCATTCAGATCACCTTCTCAAGAAAAAGGAGAGGGAGGCTATCCAGTTGATCCGAAGATCCAAACAAAAGCTCACCTGTTTCGCCGCTTCGGAAGGTACCACCTTAACCTTATGA
- the ndhC gene encoding NADH-quinone oxidoreductase subunit A: protein MLFNFANILAFFAIGLGFVFVSLLLSRFLSPRVPFREKLATYECGEIPTEGGRINFNIRFYIIALVFIVFDVEIAFMFPVGTIFREWVQQGRGLVAFVEIALFILILLLGLVYVWRKGDFEWMKQVVTEDRSQGMEIVPKASRVP from the coding sequence ATGCTGTTTAACTTTGCAAATATATTGGCTTTTTTCGCTATTGGCTTGGGATTTGTCTTTGTTTCGTTGCTTCTCAGTCGTTTTTTAAGCCCCCGTGTTCCTTTCAGGGAGAAGCTTGCGACGTACGAATGTGGAGAGATCCCGACCGAGGGGGGGAGGATCAATTTCAACATCCGTTTTTATATTATTGCGCTGGTTTTTATTGTCTTTGATGTTGAGATTGCGTTTATGTTTCCGGTCGGAACCATCTTCAGGGAGTGGGTACAGCAGGGACGTGGGTTGGTTGCCTTTGTTGAGATTGCCCTCTTCATTTTGATCCTCCTTCTCGGGTTGGTGTATGTCTGGCGGAAGGGGGACTTTGAGTGGATGAAACAGGTTGTCACTGAAGATCGATCGCAAGGGATGGAGATTGTTCCCAAGGCGAGTCGCGTGCCTTAG
- a CDS encoding NADH-quinone oxidoreductase subunit B: protein MFTLKNKIPENVVTAQVDNLLNWGRKSSLWYMLFGLACCAIEMMQTGGPRTDLDRFGAVPRGSPRQSDLMIVAGTLTYKMALRTKILYDQMPEPKYVISMGSCANCGGLFQPAYSVVKGVDKIIPVDVYIPGCPPRPEALAEGLLKIQEKMMREKFLLRDKRISSAA, encoded by the coding sequence ATGTTTACTTTAAAAAACAAGATTCCGGAGAATGTCGTCACCGCGCAGGTTGATAATCTTCTTAATTGGGGCCGAAAGTCGTCTCTTTGGTACATGCTCTTTGGCCTTGCCTGTTGTGCGATTGAAATGATGCAGACGGGAGGACCTCGCACGGATCTCGATCGTTTTGGGGCGGTTCCACGCGGATCTCCGCGACAGTCCGACCTCATGATCGTCGCCGGAACGCTTACCTACAAAATGGCGCTTCGGACCAAGATTCTCTACGACCAGATGCCAGAACCGAAGTATGTAATCTCCATGGGGAGTTGTGCCAACTGTGGTGGCCTCTTTCAGCCGGCTTATTCTGTGGTCAAAGGGGTCGACAAGATTATTCCGGTTGATGTCTATATTCCCGGTTGTCCTCCACGCCCCGAGGCGCTGGCAGAGGGACTCTTAAAGATTCAGGAGAAGATGATGCGTGAGAAGTTTCTGTTACGGGACAAAAGGATCTCATCCGCCGCATAG
- a CDS encoding NADH-quinone oxidoreductase subunit C, which yields MELTAGAKLPVTGVQTGDPFIVIPVNRLLDLMQSLKNEKLFSFDCLSSLTAVDRLKEGRFEVVYHLFSYQHRHRVTLKVYLPRQEDAHLPTVEGLWSCANWLEREVFDLFGIRFDSHTDLRRIMLPDDWVGHPLRKDYKEQEDYHGISTTRPPLIL from the coding sequence ATGGAGCTCACGGCTGGTGCGAAACTGCCGGTCACGGGCGTTCAGACAGGAGACCCTTTCATCGTCATACCGGTTAACAGGCTTCTCGATCTCATGCAGAGTTTGAAAAACGAGAAATTGTTTTCATTTGATTGTCTCTCCAGCTTGACCGCGGTTGATCGGCTCAAGGAGGGCCGCTTCGAGGTCGTTTATCATCTATTTTCCTATCAGCATCGACATCGGGTTACGCTCAAGGTCTATCTGCCACGTCAGGAGGATGCCCATCTTCCGACGGTGGAGGGGCTCTGGTCTTGTGCCAACTGGTTGGAAAGGGAGGTCTTTGATCTTTTCGGAATCCGTTTTGACTCTCACACCGACCTTCGAAGAATTATGCTGCCGGACGACTGGGTAGGGCATCCATTAAGAAAAGACTATAAGGAACAGGAAGATTACCATGGGATCAGCACAACGAGGCCACCCCTTATTTTATGA
- a CDS encoding NADH-quinone oxidoreductase subunit D, with translation MSELHTQEMLLNMGPQHPSTHGVIRFVVKTDGEVMSTAIPDVGYLHRSIEKIAEKATYHGFMPWTDRVDYLAAMNCNYTYALAVEKLSGIETSRRAEYLRVISMELNRIISHLLAVGALGMDVGAYTPFIHGLREREKVNDLIEELCGQRLTYNYARVGGVIYDMPSGWAEKVLAFLDQFAPMVDEFNRLLTDNKILKNRLGGIGVISKEDAIAYNLVGPNLRGSGLKWDLRKDLPYSVYPEFEFDVPVGTGEAGTLGDCFDRYMVRIREMGESVKILRQCFEKIPSEGEPQVKVPKKIRPPAGEIYVRTESTRGDLGCYLVSDGGDKPYRLKFRAGSFNAMSIVEKVSRGMMVADLIAFIASLDIVAPEIDR, from the coding sequence ATGAGTGAACTTCATACACAGGAAATGCTGTTAAACATGGGCCCGCAGCACCCCTCCACCCATGGAGTGATTCGATTTGTGGTCAAGACAGATGGTGAGGTGATGAGCACGGCCATTCCGGATGTTGGTTATTTGCACCGCTCCATTGAAAAGATCGCTGAAAAGGCAACCTATCATGGTTTTATGCCCTGGACCGACCGGGTTGATTATCTCGCTGCGATGAACTGCAACTATACCTATGCCCTGGCGGTTGAAAAACTTTCGGGTATCGAGACGAGTCGTCGGGCAGAATATCTTCGTGTTATCTCGATGGAGTTAAATCGTATCATTTCCCATCTCCTGGCGGTTGGGGCGCTCGGTATGGATGTTGGGGCCTATACGCCGTTTATCCACGGTCTGCGTGAAAGGGAGAAGGTCAATGATCTTATTGAAGAACTTTGCGGGCAGCGCTTGACCTATAACTATGCACGGGTCGGTGGGGTGATCTATGACATGCCGTCCGGATGGGCTGAAAAGGTATTGGCCTTTCTTGACCAGTTTGCACCGATGGTGGACGAGTTCAACCGTCTCCTCACCGATAACAAAATTCTGAAAAACCGATTGGGTGGGATTGGTGTTATCTCCAAGGAAGATGCGATCGCCTACAACCTGGTCGGCCCCAATTTGAGGGGCTCTGGCCTGAAATGGGATCTTCGAAAGGATTTGCCGTATTCTGTTTATCCGGAGTTTGAATTTGATGTCCCGGTTGGTACCGGTGAGGCGGGAACGTTGGGGGATTGTTTTGACCGCTACATGGTTCGCATTCGGGAGATGGGTGAATCGGTCAAGATCCTGCGGCAATGTTTTGAAAAGATTCCGTCCGAGGGGGAGCCGCAGGTGAAGGTGCCCAAAAAGATTCGTCCGCCGGCCGGGGAGATTTACGTCAGGACGGAGAGTACGCGGGGTGATTTGGGTTGTTATCTTGTGAGCGACGGGGGGGACAAGCCGTATCGCCTCAAATTCAGAGCGGGCTCCTTTAATGCGATGAGCATTGTGGAGAAGGTCAGTCGTGGGATGATGGTGGCTGATTTAATTGCGTTTATTGCAAGTCTCGATATTGTCGCACCGGAGATTGATAGGTAG
- the nuoH gene encoding NADH-quinone oxidoreductase subunit NuoH, whose protein sequence is MQQLADKLIQIIPHPGFIPDEYLYVGIQLAFALLVLMLFVAPFAGIVSWVERRIAARMMDRVGPNRVGPQGFLQWLADGIKSILKEDIVPTAADPILFRLGPYLVFVGMFIAFVVVPFSSKLVIADLNVGIFYLVAVTSLVTVGILMSGWGSNNKYSLLGGMRSAAQIVAYEIPAGLAILVIVFLSGSLSMQGIIAAQGAYPWQWFLFDNPFTLVTFFLLFIAALAEGNRAPFDMPEAESELISGYSTEYSGMRFVFFYFEEWANIYLIAAVSTTLFLGGWQIPPAVREWATAIHALLPDLLEFVTFFLKAAVLIFVVIWVRWTLPRVRVDQLMILCWKYLVPLGFACVLGTGLWMLLFPTGLPVVRYLLVGGAAVTFGYFFYRVWYQLKAARVEIHLNPFV, encoded by the coding sequence ATGCAACAACTGGCTGATAAATTGATTCAAATTATCCCCCATCCCGGATTTATTCCGGATGAGTATCTCTATGTCGGGATTCAATTGGCCTTTGCCCTTCTTGTTCTAATGCTCTTTGTCGCCCCGTTCGCCGGAATTGTCTCCTGGGTGGAGCGCCGCATTGCCGCGCGCATGATGGATCGAGTCGGTCCCAACCGTGTTGGCCCGCAGGGGTTTCTCCAATGGCTCGCGGATGGGATCAAATCGATCTTGAAAGAGGATATTGTGCCGACCGCCGCCGATCCGATTCTGTTTCGTTTAGGACCGTATCTGGTCTTTGTCGGGATGTTTATTGCGTTTGTTGTGGTTCCGTTCTCAAGCAAGTTGGTTATTGCTGATCTCAATGTCGGGATTTTTTACCTCGTTGCAGTCACCTCGCTTGTGACCGTTGGCATCCTCATGAGCGGTTGGGGTTCCAACAACAAGTATTCATTGCTTGGAGGGATGCGTTCTGCGGCCCAGATTGTTGCCTATGAGATTCCTGCCGGGTTGGCGATCCTTGTGATTGTCTTTCTCTCAGGCAGTCTTTCCATGCAGGGAATTATTGCGGCCCAAGGGGCCTATCCATGGCAATGGTTTCTCTTTGACAATCCTTTTACACTCGTAACCTTCTTTCTCCTTTTTATTGCGGCCTTGGCCGAGGGGAACCGGGCCCCGTTTGACATGCCGGAGGCCGAGAGCGAACTCATCTCCGGTTATTCGACTGAATACAGCGGTATGCGTTTTGTTTTCTTCTATTTTGAAGAGTGGGCCAACATCTATCTCATTGCCGCTGTCAGCACGACGCTCTTTCTTGGTGGATGGCAAATTCCACCGGCGGTGAGGGAGTGGGCAACGGCGATTCATGCACTCCTCCCCGATCTGTTGGAATTCGTAACCTTCTTCCTCAAGGCGGCGGTCCTGATTTTTGTGGTGATCTGGGTCCGGTGGACGCTGCCCCGTGTTCGCGTAGACCAGCTGATGATTCTTTGCTGGAAGTATCTTGTCCCTCTCGGGTTTGCCTGCGTGTTGGGGACGGGCCTCTGGATGTTGTTGTTCCCGACCGGTCTGCCGGTTGTTCGCTATCTCCTTGTCGGTGGGGCTGCGGTGACATTTGGTTATTTCTTTTATAGGGTTTGGTATCAGTTAAAGGCGGCAAGGGTGGAGATCCACCTTAATCCGTTTGTATAG
- a CDS encoding NADH-quinone oxidoreductase subunit I: MEAMIGYFKNITDSTSTIFEGMAITFSHLFRRPVTIQYPDKIPRPLVETLPERSRGFLKVDMEICTACLACMTDCPIDCIKIVTEKEAGSKERLLTQFDIDLGKCMYCGLCTEPCPTGAIHFTRQFERATENLSDLVFKFVPEGQRIVPYKAPTKEKEDATAA, encoded by the coding sequence ATGGAAGCAATGATCGGCTACTTTAAAAATATTACCGATTCCACCTCCACCATCTTTGAGGGGATGGCGATTACCTTCTCGCATCTTTTTCGGAGACCCGTGACGATTCAATATCCGGACAAAATTCCTCGTCCGCTGGTTGAAACACTGCCGGAGAGGTCGAGGGGCTTCCTCAAGGTCGATATGGAGATCTGTACGGCCTGTCTGGCCTGCATGACGGATTGTCCGATCGACTGTATCAAGATTGTGACGGAGAAGGAGGCCGGATCAAAAGAGAGATTGCTCACACAGTTTGATATCGATCTGGGCAAGTGCATGTATTGCGGTCTTTGTACGGAGCCTTGTCCTACAGGGGCGATTCATTTCACGCGTCAGTTTGAAAGAGCAACCGAAAATTTGTCGGATCTTGTTTTTAAATTTGTGCCTGAGGGGCAGAGGATTGTCCCGTACAAGGCCCCGACGAAGGAGAAGGAAGATGCCACCGCTGCCTGA
- a CDS encoding NADH-quinone oxidoreductase subunit J: MPPLPEIKSLLFLGLASFTLVSACVVTFSRNIVYSGFSLLGTFAGAAGLFVLLSSDFVAVTQVLIYVGGILVLVLFAIMLTEKVGVIRLTNVSANYKVAVPLVGLFLVMLLSLLKKGEWVLMSQESYQSMVKPIGEALLTKYLLPFEVVSIALLGALVGAVVIVKRAVK; this comes from the coding sequence ATGCCACCGCTGCCTGAAATAAAGAGCCTTCTCTTTCTGGGGCTCGCTTCTTTTACGCTTGTCTCTGCCTGTGTCGTCACTTTTTCACGAAATATCGTTTACTCCGGCTTCTCTTTATTGGGGACCTTTGCAGGAGCGGCGGGTCTCTTTGTTCTGCTCTCCTCCGATTTTGTGGCGGTAACCCAGGTTCTGATCTACGTCGGCGGTATCCTCGTCCTTGTCCTGTTTGCGATCATGCTGACAGAAAAGGTTGGCGTCATCAGGCTCACCAATGTCTCCGCCAATTACAAGGTGGCGGTCCCTCTGGTTGGACTCTTTCTCGTGATGCTGCTTTCGCTTCTAAAGAAAGGGGAGTGGGTTCTGATGAGTCAGGAAAGTTATCAATCGATGGTCAAGCCGATCGGCGAGGCGTTGCTCACCAAGTATCTATTGCCGTTTGAGGTCGTTTCGATTGCGTTGTTGGGGGCGTTGGTAGGGGCCGTGGTGATTGTGAAGAGGGCGGTGAAATGA
- the nuoK gene encoding NADH-quinone oxidoreductase subunit NuoK, protein MVTLQSYLIVTSILFCLGLYNVITRKNAVGILMGVELILNAASLNMVAFSHFNGNDVAGNIFSLFIIVLAAAEAAVALAIVVSIYRQFHTIDAEEATTLKG, encoded by the coding sequence ATGGTTACATTACAATCTTACCTGATAGTCACATCGATTCTCTTCTGCTTAGGTCTCTACAATGTCATCACGCGAAAAAATGCGGTTGGAATCCTCATGGGGGTAGAGCTGATTTTGAACGCCGCCTCCCTCAATATGGTTGCCTTCTCCCATTTCAACGGCAACGATGTCGCCGGGAATATCTTTTCGCTCTTTATCATCGTTCTTGCTGCGGCCGAGGCGGCCGTTGCGCTCGCCATTGTCGTTTCGATCTATCGCCAGTTCCATACGATTGATGCGGAAGAGGCGACAACACTGAAAGGTTAG